TGGATATATCCTCGTCAATACACATTATGATGAAGAGGTTAATAACCTCATACAAAGTGCACCATCCTGCCTGGGCTTTTTGAAAGTTGGGAAAGGACAAAGAGTGCCGACTCCATTGAAAAAGCACGAAGTTCAACGCATCATTGGGCGAGTGCAGGACGGTGGAGATGATATGCGGAATATTGAAATCCCTTACAGTGAGGGCGATCATGTGAAAGTGATCTCCGGACCATTCAAGGATTTTGACGGAACCGTACAGGAAGTGAATGCTGAAAAGCTGAAGCTGCGTGTACTCGTCAGTATCTTTGGACGTAAAACTCCTGTTGAAGTGGATGTGAATCAGGTTGAATCCGCCACCTGAAAAGAACCTAGTTGATGCACATACTAGCTATTACGCACGAATAAACAGAAGT
The DNA window shown above is from Balneola sp. MJW-20 and carries:
- the nusG gene encoding transcription termination/antitermination protein NusG, translating into MSKELTHDWYVVRCFSSHEKKVKEFLEREIEDQGLEDKIAEILIPTETVVEIRSGKKRTREKNFFPGYILVNTHYDEEVNNLIQSAPSCLGFLKVGKGQRVPTPLKKHEVQRIIGRVQDGGDDMRNIEIPYSEGDHVKVISGPFKDFDGTVQEVNAEKLKLRVLVSIFGRKTPVEVDVNQVESAT